The candidate division KSB1 bacterium genome contains the following window.
CAATTCCAAATTTATCGAAAACAGGCTTCCGGCCTGTGTAAAGTTCCGCTCGGTTAGAAAGCGAAGGGGCCACATCTTTAAGATAAACCGTAATTTCCTTAAAAAGCTTTTTCGAGTCAATGACAACACGATCTACATCTTTGGTAAACAAATCACGAATGACACTGGAAGCCATGGCAGCATCTTTGAAAATTAGACCTGGAGAGGTAGCTCGTTTAAGCTTCTGTTCTACGCGTTTCCACTGCTTGATTAGACCGTCTAAATCGGATTTTAATATTTTTTCGTCCTTAGTTTCTGCTACCGTTCTTGCAATCAGCCCAAAACCCTCGGGCTTGATCCCGCGTACTCTTTTTTTGAGTTCCCTTTTTTCCTTAATCTTAAATATCTTTTTCGATACCCCCACGACATCAGAATTGGGAACGAGTACTAAAAACCTGCCGGGAAACGACAACTCTGTGGAAACTCTTGCACCCTTACTACTAATGGGTTCTTTGATAATTTGAACGAGAATCTCTTGCCCCTGTCTCGGGACAGGTCTTGTTGGGTTTCTCCTTGAGCTGCTCTGTTTCCCATTTACATTGATAAAATCTTTATAGTCTAACAATTTATCACCGATATCCGAGAAATGTAGAAACGCATCCTGGCTGTGACCGATATCAACAAAAGCGGCGTGAATTCCCTTCACAACATTAACTACTTTTGCCAAATAAATATCGCCAACCATTCTTTCGTGTTCAGGTTGCTCAACAAAAAGCTCAACAAGTCTGCCGTTTTCTTGAATAGCAATCCGTGTCTCTCCAATCGACGAATTAATGATTATTTCCTTTTTCATATTTCTACTTGTAATACTCCTATTCAAAATTTTGATTCACAATTTACACAAAATAAATCCTTGTTG
Protein-coding sequences here:
- a CDS encoding Rne/Rng family ribonuclease, producing the protein MKKEIIINSSIGETRIAIQENGRLVELFVEQPEHERMVGDIYLAKVVNVVKGIHAAFVDIGHSQDAFLHFSDIGDKLLDYKDFINVNGKQSSSRRNPTRPVPRQGQEILVQIIKEPISSKGARVSTELSFPGRFLVLVPNSDVVGVSKKIFKIKEKRELKKRVRGIKPEGFGLIARTVAETKDEKILKSDLDGLIKQWKRVEQKLKRATSPGLIFKDAAMASSVIRDLFTKDVDRVVIDSKKLFKEITVYLKDVAPSLSNRAELYTGRKPVFDKFGIESEIQKSLSRKVWTPSGGYIIFDHTEALVAVDVNSGKFMGGKEPEENILRINLEGAREIAHQLRLRDIGGIIVIDFIDMLDPKNKKKLYNEFRRELRKSRAQANITQISEFGLIEMTRERVRPSLLFAFSEACPTCEGLGRVVSKSMVLTRIERWIKRFKAERKEWSLRLVVHPQIAEYMLDGMMNNIRRLMWKYRLKIEVKKDDSLKTDQFKMIVKKTEKDVTEEFHS